The following proteins are encoded in a genomic region of Chloracidobacterium sp.:
- a CDS encoding class I SAM-dependent methyltransferase, whose translation MNNEKYIPALSYDWLTGLYDPVVALTTREGAFKNALVDQAGIADGHRTLDLGCGTATLSILLKQKQPNAVIVGIDGDAKILQIAKKKAHKAGVDITFDEGMSFDLPYEDESFDRIVSSLFFHHLSRESKSETLREVNRVLKPDGEFHVADWGLPTSRLMRGASYLIQFLDGFETTADNFNGLLPKLITDAGFTFVEETVHFNSVFGTIRLHKCLR comes from the coding sequence ATGAACAACGAAAAGTACATACCGGCTTTGAGCTACGATTGGCTAACGGGCCTATATGATCCGGTAGTTGCTCTGACGACTCGCGAAGGCGCTTTCAAGAATGCGTTAGTTGATCAAGCCGGGATCGCCGATGGTCATCGCACTCTGGATTTAGGCTGTGGCACAGCGACGCTATCTATTTTGTTGAAACAGAAGCAGCCGAACGCTGTGATTGTCGGGATTGACGGTGACGCGAAGATCTTACAGATAGCAAAAAAGAAGGCACACAAGGCCGGCGTTGACATTACCTTCGACGAGGGAATGTCGTTTGATCTGCCTTACGAAGACGAATCCTTCGACCGGATTGTTTCCAGCCTTTTTTTTCATCACCTATCTCGGGAAAGCAAGTCGGAAACGCTGCGCGAAGTAAACCGCGTTCTTAAGCCCGATGGCGAGTTTCATGTCGCAGATTGGGGGCTGCCCACGAGTCGTTTAATGCGCGGGGCGTCATATCTGATTCAATTTCTGGACGGTTTTGAAACGACTGCAGATAATTTCAATGGCTTATTGCCCAAACTGATAACGGATGCCGGGTTTACATTCGTCGAGGAAACGGTTCATTTCAA
- a CDS encoding heavy metal translocating P-type ATPase, with protein MTGIVKKNAAEGEFIDPICGMTVDPATAAGSFKHEGTTYYFCSKGCLQKFIAQTQAVPGSGFVGIGREQKETVTHGEMNATPEGEFVDPVCGMTVEPETSAGEYDFEGQTYYFCSTGCLNKFKQNPTSFLKEKKEEVLDAESKGVEYTCPMHPEVVQIGPGSCPKCGMALEPKVMTLDDAPDPEYIDMKRRFWISAVLTLPVFALAMAEMLPNFHEIISPNLSIWIQFALATPVVLWGGFPFFQRGWASVKNVSPNMFTLIAIGTGAAYLFSLFALFLPDLFPASMRNVHTGLIAAYFEAAAVITTLVLLGQVLELRARSQTSSAIKALLGLAPETAIVVFDDGTEAEIALKDVQMGARLRVKANEKIPTDGAILEGDTSVDESMVTGESIPVEKTVGDTVIGGTINGRRGFVMKAEKVGSDTLLAQIVRMVGEAQRSRAPIQRLVDVVSAYFVPAVIVVSIVAFAVWMIFGSFAYAMVAAVSVLIIACPCALGLATPMSIMVGTGHGARHGVLVKKAEALEILEKVNSIVVDKTGTLTEGKPRLQSTITNYGLRITENELLRLAASLERSSEHPLAEAIIKGAEEKNIELAKVDDFESITGKGITGSIDGQKVLLGNAKLMTDNNIDFPADGKADELRAEGQTVMFVAVDGKPAGLVGVADTIKESAKEAIDELHRQNIEVVMMTGDNAITADAVAKKLGIDKVFADVLPEQKAEKIKELQASGKIVAMAGDGVNDAPALAQAQVGIAMGTGTDVAMESADITLLKGDLRGILRAKKLSEATMKNIRQNLFFAFIYNLVGVPIAAGVLYPVFGLLLSPMIASAAMTFSSVSVIVNALRLRNLKL; from the coding sequence ATGACAGGAATTGTAAAAAAGAACGCAGCAGAGGGCGAGTTTATCGACCCGATATGCGGTATGACTGTTGATCCGGCGACAGCGGCTGGAAGTTTTAAGCATGAGGGAACGACCTATTATTTTTGCTCGAAAGGCTGTTTGCAGAAATTTATCGCGCAAACGCAGGCCGTCCCCGGGAGTGGTTTTGTCGGGATCGGACGGGAACAAAAAGAAACCGTTACGCATGGAGAGATGAACGCTACTCCCGAAGGAGAGTTTGTCGATCCGGTGTGTGGAATGACGGTCGAGCCCGAGACTTCGGCGGGAGAGTATGATTTTGAGGGCCAGACTTATTACTTCTGCTCGACCGGCTGCTTGAATAAGTTCAAACAAAATCCGACGAGCTTTCTCAAGGAGAAAAAAGAGGAAGTATTAGACGCGGAAAGCAAGGGTGTCGAGTACACCTGCCCGATGCATCCGGAAGTTGTGCAGATCGGTCCGGGAAGCTGTCCAAAATGCGGAATGGCGCTTGAGCCCAAGGTGATGACGCTCGACGACGCTCCTGACCCGGAGTATATCGATATGAAGCGGCGTTTTTGGATTTCCGCCGTCTTAACTCTTCCGGTTTTCGCTCTGGCGATGGCGGAAATGCTGCCGAACTTTCACGAGATAATCTCGCCGAACCTTTCTATTTGGATACAGTTCGCTCTTGCGACGCCGGTCGTGCTCTGGGGCGGTTTTCCTTTCTTCCAGCGTGGATGGGCTTCGGTCAAGAATGTGAGCCCGAATATGTTCACGCTGATCGCGATAGGAACAGGAGCGGCTTATCTCTTTAGCCTCTTCGCACTGTTCCTGCCTGATCTGTTCCCTGCGTCGATGCGTAATGTGCATACGGGCCTGATCGCCGCATATTTCGAAGCGGCGGCAGTGATCACGACGCTCGTTCTTCTCGGACAAGTTCTTGAGCTTCGAGCCAGAAGCCAAACCTCAAGCGCGATCAAGGCCCTTCTCGGACTTGCACCTGAAACCGCGATCGTTGTTTTCGACGACGGCACCGAGGCTGAGATTGCACTCAAGGATGTACAGATGGGTGCGAGATTGAGAGTTAAGGCGAACGAAAAAATCCCGACCGATGGAGCGATCCTGGAAGGCGATACTTCGGTCGATGAGTCGATGGTGACGGGCGAATCGATCCCGGTCGAAAAGACGGTCGGCGACACGGTCATCGGCGGAACGATCAATGGCAGACGCGGCTTTGTGATGAAAGCGGAAAAGGTCGGCAGCGACACGCTGCTCGCGCAAATCGTTCGGATGGTCGGCGAGGCCCAGCGCTCCCGAGCTCCTATCCAACGATTGGTAGATGTAGTATCAGCTTATTTTGTTCCCGCAGTTATCGTCGTTTCGATTGTCGCGTTCGCCGTCTGGATGATCTTCGGCAGTTTCGCCTACGCGATGGTCGCGGCGGTTTCGGTTCTGATCATTGCCTGCCCGTGTGCTTTGGGCCTGGCGACGCCGATGTCGATCATGGTCGGCACGGGACACGGAGCGCGGCACGGCGTATTGGTTAAGAAAGCCGAGGCATTGGAGATTCTGGAAAAGGTGAATTCAATAGTTGTTGATAAGACAGGCACTTTGACCGAGGGCAAGCCGCGTTTGCAAAGCACAATTACGAATTACGGATTACGAATTACGGAAAACGAACTATTGCGGCTCGCTGCCAGTCTGGAAAGATCGAGCGAGCATCCGCTTGCGGAAGCGATCATAAAAGGCGCCGAAGAGAAAAATATCGAATTGGCAAAGGTGGACGATTTTGAATCCATCACTGGTAAAGGAATCACGGGATCGATCGACGGGCAAAAAGTGTTACTGGGCAATGCGAAGCTGATGACGGACAACAATATTGATTTCCCGGCGGATGGAAAAGCCGATGAGCTTCGAGCCGAAGGGCAAACAGTAATGTTCGTAGCCGTTGACGGGAAACCCGCCGGACTGGTCGGCGTCGCGGACACGATCAAAGAGTCTGCGAAAGAAGCAATCGACGAACTGCATAGACAAAATATCGAAGTCGTCATGATGACGGGCGATAATGCAATTACGGCCGACGCAGTAGCCAAAAAGCTCGGCATCGACAAGGTTTTCGCCGACGTTTTGCCCGAACAAAAGGCGGAAAAGATCAAAGAGCTACAGGCGAGCGGCAAGATCGTCGCAATGGCCGGCGACGGCGTAAACGATGCTCCGGCGCTTGCTCAAGCCCAAGTCGGCATCGCAATGGGCACCGGAACCGACGTAGCAATGGAATCCGCTGATATAACGCTTTTGAAAGGCGATCTGCGCGGTATTTTACGGGCGAAAAAGCTGAGCGAAGCGACGATGAAAAATATACGTCAAAACTTGTTCTTCGCGTTCATCTACAATCTCGTCGGCGTCCCAATCGCTGCGGGAGTTCTATATCCCGTTTTCGGCTTGTTACTAAGTCCGATGATCGCGAGTGCAGCAATGACTTTTAGTTCTGTTTCGGTAATCGTCAATGCACTGCGGTTAAGAAATTTGAAATTGTGA
- a CDS encoding YHS domain-containing protein has product MTEYETTTAETFIDPICGMQVKPANAAGSLNQDGETYYFCSTACLQKFMAPNDGSQASCCGN; this is encoded by the coding sequence ATGACGGAATACGAAACAACCACGGCTGAAACCTTCATCGACCCAATTTGCGGAATGCAGGTCAAACCGGCAAATGCCGCCGGGAGCCTTAACCAGGATGGAGAAACTTATTATTTCTGCTCGACAGCGTGTCTGCAGAAATTCATGGCTCCGAACGACGGTAGCCAGGCGAGCTGTTGCGGCAACTAG
- a CDS encoding MerR family DNA-binding protein, whose protein sequence is MMTATVLAKQSDVSLYTVRHYTRIGLLKPARNMQNNYKVYQPSDAVRVRFIKAAGNLGFSLAEIADVLKEAKEGNTPCPMVREIIVRRIAENQRKIREMQKLQRKMEKALQDWSKMKNSMPTGDSVCHLIESVSETDK, encoded by the coding sequence ATGATGACTGCAACAGTTTTGGCAAAGCAATCAGATGTATCGCTTTACACGGTCAGGCACTATACGCGCATCGGGTTACTGAAGCCGGCCCGCAATATGCAAAACAACTACAAGGTTTACCAACCGTCTGATGCGGTGCGAGTTCGGTTCATTAAAGCCGCCGGTAATCTGGGATTCTCGCTCGCCGAGATCGCGGATGTTTTGAAAGAGGCGAAGGAAGGGAATACGCCGTGTCCGATGGTACGGGAAATTATCGTTCGCCGGATTGCGGAGAATCAAAGAAAGATCAGGGAGATGCAGAAACTCCAACGGAAAATGGAGAAAGCCCTTCAGGACTGGTCAAAGATGAAGAATTCGATGCCCACAGGTGATTCCGTTTGTCATTTGATCGAATCAGTAAGCGAGACTGACAAATAG
- a CDS encoding DUF305 domain-containing protein, giving the protein MKNMKSMYVNLAIMAVLSFISMFVFMYMMVDSFANVYPNINQIYMAGLMTAPMIVIEIFVMWSMYNNKKANLVIAGVSVLLLILFTAFIRYQTLVGDKQFLKSMIPHHAGAILMCDNPNLRDQEIKDLCKSITIDQQKEIDWMKNKLDELERKQ; this is encoded by the coding sequence ATGAAAAACATGAAAAGCATGTACGTGAACCTAGCGATCATGGCGGTTCTGTCGTTTATATCGATGTTCGTGTTCATGTACATGATGGTCGATTCTTTCGCCAACGTATATCCAAACATAAACCAGATTTACATGGCCGGGCTCATGACCGCTCCGATGATCGTGATCGAGATCTTTGTAATGTGGTCGATGTACAACAACAAAAAGGCCAATCTTGTCATCGCTGGTGTTAGCGTCCTGTTGCTAATTCTGTTTACGGCCTTTATCAGATATCAAACGTTAGTCGGGGATAAGCAATTTCTCAAATCGATGATACCGCACCACGCAGGAGCGATCCTCATGTGTGATAACCCTAATCTTCGAGACCAGGAGATCAAGGATTTGTGTAAATCGATAACGATCGACCAACAAAAGGAAATCGACTGGATGAAGAATAAACTCGACGAGTTGGAACGTAAACAGTGA
- a CDS encoding nuclear transport factor 2 family protein, whose amino-acid sequence MTRTNFNRLLMGALAVVIGSGAVAISLNESVSAQTDEVKAVTDVMTREALAVEQGDLAALDKIWANSEDVTVFESGHANYGWNDYRNTHLAPELKEFKNTKYSFSDMKVKVDGKTAWATFKYSLAAEMGTRKVESGGLGTAVLEKRDGKWRIVHWHSSAPRRAPAPAASPTPKA is encoded by the coding sequence ATGACAAGAACAAATTTTAATAGATTGCTGATGGGCGCTTTGGCCGTCGTGATCGGTTCGGGCGCTGTCGCTATTAGCCTCAACGAGAGTGTTTCGGCACAAACCGACGAAGTAAAGGCCGTGACGGACGTTATGACACGCGAAGCTCTGGCCGTTGAACAAGGCGATCTCGCGGCACTCGATAAGATCTGGGCCAACAGCGAAGATGTCACCGTCTTCGAAAGCGGACACGCCAATTACGGTTGGAATGATTACCGCAACACCCATCTCGCTCCCGAACTAAAGGAATTCAAAAACACGAAATACTCGTTTTCGGATATGAAGGTAAAGGTCGATGGCAAGACCGCGTGGGCGACATTCAAATATAGTCTCGCGGCTGAGATGGGAACGAGAAAAGTAGAAAGCGGTGGCCTTGGCACGGCGGTGTTGGAAAAACGCGACGGCAAATGGCGTATCGTTCACTGGCACTCAAGCGCACCTCGCCGAGCCCCGGCTCCCGCGGCGTCTCCGACACCTAAGGCGTAG